The window AGCTTATggcacaataaacaacaaaggcTGAccatatattaattttaaaattatagaaCTCCAAAATATAGTTGTGAGATATCGGCATTATGAATACAATACATCATACGTTGAACTTTTAGCTTTTCTCGTGTTCATTCACTTTCGTACTCACTGAAAAATTTAGAATCACGATTAACATCTGACCCAGTCCTAATTTGTAGTTTATTTCGAAACAATTCAACTAGAATAGttcaattaaaaaagaaaaaattgcatttaatcttttcttttttttgtgtgtgtggggggggttAGTAATGATTTACTTCGTTTTTCTTGGCAAATTTATGAAGATCTAGATTCAATTTCTAGTAAGGTATAAGTCAAAGTATTGTAACACTATATTTGTATGAAGACTCCTGCTAAATCagaatttcataaatcatcaaaGAGGCATTAAAGTATAGGCGCAAGACAATGATGAACCTGGCTCTTGCAGCCTCATCAGGAGCATGATGCCTCAGGACTGAAATAACAATCACACCTACAATTGCATAGAAGAGCCTCGCTGTCCACTTCGGTCGCTCACCCTCATCTTTCTGGGGCCAAAACTGGAACAGTTCTTTGAGTGTTGCCTCCTCAGCAAGAATGTTGGGGAAAAACCAGACACGTTTTCCCAGAAGAATCCAAAGAGCACCGAAGACCAAGCCTCTCACTGCAAGCATCAACATATTCTTTTGATAGACATAATatatatgttcataattcacCATTGCAATTAATACAAATAGTATTACGAAGATAGACTAGACAACGCAAGATGAACATGATCTGTATATGAAACAAAAACCAGTACTTTATTATTTTGGGATGTTGGCTTGAGTGAAGTTAGGAATCGTTTGGTTTACGGTCAAGTTATGCAGAGATAATAATGCAGGGATTGTTTATGCGCCTATGTAATAACCAACAAGAACTCAGAAATAATACCTGTTCGGCCTAACACAGTAAAAAAACTCCCCACTCTACACCCTTTAGAACTCAGCAATGAGGAATAGAAGATTAAGTATGAACAACAAAAAGAAGATGGTTACAATTTTATTGTATACATCTCGCTATCTGTTTTTTTGTTTGGGGTTGAGATGGGGGAGAGGGGGGGGGCGGGTTGttgttatttacatattttaatcaagGCCTATGAATTGGAACAGTTTTAATGTGCTTTTGTGCATTTTCTTTGCGAATTATGGATACTTCTTGGtccttttattttagtttgagaattgtatgtatatatacaaccAAATTATTTTGCATTCAGATTCAGAGTAATCAAAAGTGAAAAGAGCCAAGTCCGATGTCTATTGGGGCTTTAAGCGCAGATCATGGCTTTAACGGAGCTCCGGGGCTTAAACCTGCCTTAAATGAGCCTTCAACAACATTGGTTGCATTGTGATGAAATGAGCCTAAATATGTGGGAAGGACCCACATATTCGGGGATCGAGTCATAGTTGATTGATTTTAATGTTTCTCGCAACGTTCTGTTCATCAACTAAGGTTGCTATAAATTACATATCTTAGATAAAATACCATGTGTCACACTATCTCCAATTCTGGTGTTTTCGTGACCGTCTGACATGACCCTAGTGCCCTGTATTTTTGCTACTTCGACCGAGTCAATACATTTTGAAGCTGAGATGAATCTGTTAAACATAACCCACGTATAGTTGCAGGGTTAGGAATGGCAAAAAAAAGACATGAAGCAACTAGGTACCCTTTCTCTTTAATCTATTCATTAGGCAGTATCAATTAAAAATTAAGAGCTGAATCACTTCAGACCACTTATATGTGCCACAATTTTCAAAAGGGTTGGtcaaagaaacaactttacaagGGCAATATCAATGGACCAAGCAGCCAAAATAAAGTTCTATTGTACACCTCTATGCTGTAAGTTCACTCAAGTCAACATCCTGAGATTGTTGCTTTAGACATCCATTAAAAAAAACTTGGTTTTTGTATGACATATGAAACAACTGCCTACTAGTTAGTACTTTATGAGAAAACAACGCATCATCATACTCCTACAGTATTAGAAGAAATGAGGCAATAAGAGAAGATTTGTGAATCAAATTGAAATAAGCACCAAAAACTTACACAAAAGCAGGCAAAGTATAAGAAGGAGGACACCAGCACATGAGTAGAGTACAAGCAGTTTGACCTGATGAGGATACACAGGGAACAAGCAGATTGCTAATGTCAAAACTGGCCAGCAGAATGATAGAAGTGTTTGCCATAGGGGCCTTCTTTTGACAAATGTCCATGCGAAGAAGGCATCATTTTCAGAAAACACTTGATCCTGCATACAAAGATGAAGAAACATAACTTCAAAAATTGCAAGAAAGCCATGTAAATGCATTATTCTGAGGTTACATAATAAAAGGCTCAGTTTATGCTAATCTAGAACGTTTAAAGAGGATAAGGATAAGTTTTCCAAAGAGAAATGCCCCAAATACACCATAAATCAGATTTCTAGATTTTGTTAGAATGTAAACTTCGTTATCTACTTAAGGCAATAGAAGTAGGAAATAGCAATAGATTACTCGCAGAAAGAGGAAAATTAACACGACCCTATAAGTCATCAGCATATGATGGTATAGCATATTTCTATTGAAGTAATCATTCttatttttgatttataagaGGACAAGATTTAGTATCAGAGAGGAAAAATACAGGTAAAAAGATAGAGAATAAGATGTCCTTGGTTCCTTTTGGTTGTGATGAATCGATTTTTCTATAAGGAAAGCCTCTGTTAATCAGTGggaaaatttttttttggttataaatcAGTGGGAGATGACTAGCATGATCTATAAACTAATTTTGCAAAAAGATCAATTTTTATTCTTACAAAAGTAGTAAACTATTAGGGTTATGAAATATTAATTCATTTTAACTCATTCTAAAGTAGTAACTAACACTTCACACTTTCTCTCTCTCCGACGATTGCTCTCACCGGAAATCCATCCACCACTCTCTCTTCCTCTCAACGCTCTTTCTCTTAGACCAGACGTCCTCTTTCTCTCACCCGCTCTTCCTCTCTCCTAGGGTTTTTTCGGTTCTGTCAAACACAAGTTTTGCAGCAGTGCAGGTGGTGGTATTCCCGTGTCGTTTCAAACTCTGTCCAGGTGATATCTTCCATTTTTCCCTCTGTTTTCTATTTCTTGTTCATGGTtatttatataagaacaagggtgacatccagagttgcaccaactataggggtattaagttgttgagtcacacgatgaagatttgggagagagtggtcgagcggaggttgaggaggatagtgtctatttcggagaatcagtttggatttatgcccgggcgCTCGACGAtgcggagactggtggagcagtatagggaaaggaagaaggacctgcacatggtgtttatcgacttggagaaggcatacgacaaagtccctagagaggtgctttggagatgcttggagtgagtggggtcccggtggcgtacatcagattgattaaggacatgtatgagggagcaaagactcaggtgaggacggcgggaggagattcagagcatttctCGATTTTAAcggggttgcatcagggatcgactcttagcccgtttttgttCGCgatggtgatggatgtgttgacgcgtattcaaggtgaggtgacttggtgtatgctttttgcatatgatgtagttttgattgatgagacgcgggcaggtgtgaatgataaattggaggtttggagacaaacccttgagtctaaagggttcaagttgagtaggagcaagactgagtatatggaatgcaagtttaataacttgaggcaggaggacgacGGGGTAGTGAGGTTGGGTTCCCAGGTTGTTTGTAGGAGAGAGAGTTTTAAGCATCTCGGGTCGATGATTcaagggaatggtgagattgatgaggatatctctcATTGTATTagggcaggatggatgaagtggaggctcgcctcaggAGTGTACTGATAAGAAGGTGCTGCCCAAACtgaaaggcaagttctacagagtggcaatCCGGCCGGCTatgagtgttggccagtcaagaactctcatgtTCAAAAactgaaggtggcggaaatgcggatgttgcgttggatgtgtgggcttattAGGGGTGATAGGGTTAAGAATGAAACTGTCCGTGAGAAGGttagagtggcttcggtggaggacaagatgcgggaagttcggctgagatagtttgggcatgtgatgaggaggggcaaagatgccccagttcgtaggtatgaaaggctagctttggatggtttcaggcggggtaggggtaggccgaagaagtattggagagaggtgattagacgtgacatggagcagttacagcttaccgaggacatgatcctagataggaaggtgtggaggacgcgaattaggatagaaggctagagCACGTGGGAGGGTTGGGGTGGGGGGTTCGAGGGTGGGGGGTGCATTTGGTACGTTAGTATAGGGTATTATTGTGTGGGTGTCTTAGTTCTGTTgtgccatcttgtttcatgcttttatcatgaatttgtttattattctgtgtcttgaaccgggggtctatcggaaacagccttgctacttctccggaggtagtggtatggactgcgtacatcatACCCTACCggaccccactatatgggaaaACACTAGGTTTGTTGGTGGTGGTGCTGGTGGTGGTTATTTTTCCCTCTGTGTTTCTATTTCTTGGTTCTTATCGTTCAAATTCCATCATTCGTTTCCTTTGTGTTTAATTACTGCACTCTGTTTGTTATTTACGCATTGCTTCTTGTTCAATTTCGGCCATTTTTTCCTCTGGTTTATATTTCTTGTTCACATTTTTTTCCATCGGTGTTTGCTACTCCTTGTTTCTTGTTGTCCAAATCCTATCACTTGTTTCTTTTGTGTTCAATTTCTACATCTGTATTTTGTCTTGCATTCTATTCTTATTACTGCAAGGTTAACCCGAGTGAGAATCTTACTATCCAACATAAGTTTTTGGTGATGGACTAGGAGATTACGAGagagaggaggaagaagaattTTTATGATTGACCCAGAATTAAATGGGGTGGCTTGACCTTACCATATCCTGGGAAATGGGGAGAAGTTGATGGCTATGGGGACTTGGAGGCGTAGTGGGGATGTGGACAACATATGGGATAAGATAGCTAGTTGCATTACGAAAGCAGCTAGAGAGGTGTTTGGGGTGTCGAGGCCTCGAGGGTAACTTTGGTGGTCATCtaggggattggtggtggaatggaaAAGTCCAAGGGAAAGTAGAAGCAAAGAAGGTTGCTTATGCAAAGTTGGAGGAGTGCACGGACGAGGAGGAAAAGTGGATGAATAAGGAAATTTATAAGGCACTGAGGACGAAATATAAGTTAGCGGTTATGACGAACAAAAGGGCAGCTTTCGGACGCTTGTATGTTGAACTAGAGGACAAAGGTGGAGATAAGAAATTGTCAAGGCTCACCAAAGCAAGAGAGAAGAAGGCTCGAGACTtggatcaagtgaagtgcatcaaggatGTGGAAAGGTGTTGGTGGATGAGACCCTCATTAAACAAAGATGGCAAGCTTACTTCCACAAACTTTTGAATGGAGAAGGCCGAAGGGCAAAGAGATATTGTGTTGGGTGATTTGGAACACACGGAGAGACATCGGGACTTTGGGTATTGTAGGTgcattaaggttgaggaggttaaaCATGCTATTAGTAGGATGAGCCCCGAAGAGTAACCGGACCCATTGAGATTCCAATGGAATTTTGAAAGAGCATAGACAAGATAGGTATGGAATGGTTAACTAAAATGCTTGACAGACAAAAGTGGAGTACAATGATTCCGTTGTACAAGAACAAGAGTGATTCCAAATTGTAAcaattataggggtatcaagttgctAAACCACACTATGAAAGTTCAGGAGAGAGTGGTAGAGATACGGGTGAGGAGAGAGGTGTCCATTTCAAGAACCAATTCGGATTCATGTTGGGATGCTCGACTACTGAGACCATACATCTTGCGAGGAGATTGGAGGAGAAATATACAAAAAGGAAGAGGGACTTACATATGACGTTCATTGACCTCGAAAAAGCATATGACAAGTCCCAAGGAAGTCCCCTACtctggagatgcttggaggctaAAAGTGTACTGATGGCTTACCATAGGGCGTTAAACGACATGTATGACGGAGCCAAGACTCAAGTTAGAATAATGGGAGAAGACTCGGAGAACTTTTCAATTGATATGGGGTTGCACCAAGCATCGGTTCTTAACCCGTTCCTATTTGCCTTGATAACGGATGAGTTGACGCGGTATATTCAAGATAAGGTGtcatggtgtatgttatttgcggatgacaTAGTACTGATTGATGAGATAAGCAACAGTGTTATTACTAAATTGGAGGTATGGAGATAAACTAGAGTCCAAAAGGGTTCAGGTTGAATAGGACAAAAACAGAATATTTGGTGTGCAAATTTAGTGATGCGATGCATGAGGTGGCCGTGGAGGTAAGGCTTGACACACCAAaagagagagtttcaagtatcttgggtccataACCCAAGAGAGTGGGAGCATCAACGAGGATGTCACACATCGCATTGGGGCAGCATGGATGAACTGAAGGCCTGCCTCCAAAatcttgtgtgataaaaaggtaccaccaaaacttaaaggtaagttctatggAGTGGTGGTTAAACCGTCTGTTGTATGAagtagagtgttggccagtcaaaagTTCTCATATTCAGAAGATGCAAGTTGCGGAAATAAGGATGCTGAGATGGATGTGCGGACATACTAGGAGCGATACGATTAGGAATAAGGATATTCGGAATAAGCTGGGAGTGGCCTCCATACTGGACAAGGTGAGGGAAgcgagattgagatggtttgggcattgaaGAGGAGATGCGTAGACGCACTAGTGAAGAGATGCGAAAGATAGGATATAGGGGGTACGAGAAGAGGTGGAGGTAAGATAAAAGAATATTAGGGAGAGGTCTATGAAGGACATGGTGTAGCTTCATATTACCGAGGACATGACTTCCGATAGAGGGTGGTGAGGTCATGCATTAGGGTAGAAGGGTAGTAGGTAGTGGAGTACCATCGTACTTTTCGAAGGCTCGTTGGTGTATGTCGTAGCACTAGCTGTATTCATGTAGATATTTCTTTGGATATCTATCATAATAGgttgtttattgtgtttcaaTTATCACACTATTTTGTTGTTGTCAATGTTTCTTTCTTATAGGCTTCAAACTGTTTTCCTTAATACTCAATATGTTTTTTCActgtttgtttcttcttttaattgGATTTGTTACGCTTGATCGAGGGTCTTTaaaaaacagtctctctacctccacgagatAGTAGTAAGGtgtgcgtacactctaccctcccaaaCGCTACTTGTGGGATATGTTATATTTTAACTTTACGATTTTGGTATATGTCTAGAGGTAGTGGATGTGAATGGCAAAGGATTTAAAAGCACGGTGCatgatatgtatatgtacatCATGGTTTCGGACCCCACTTCAAACAAAAATCTAGTGTTCAAGTGGAGAATGATAGAAAGACTGGATCTATTACCCACTAAGTTTCGAACCGTGTACCGCATCCTCAAAAATTCCCCATTTATCCAAAAGAAAAGACAAGATTTAAGATTTACTTGATATGGATCCACAGCAAGACAGGTATACCACACTTACATAGACTAGATACATGCCCTTTCAAGCATAAGCATCAAATGTAATGTAAATATCtgatctttcttttttcttttttttttggaataaggAATCGCAAATACTATGATCACAGTACCATTAAGATAATATACAAAATTTCAAGGCCATTATTAATCTATGATATGACAAAAAACACAGATATTTATAACTGACTAGAAACAAGGTTGAGAGGAAGCCAGAAACTTCTAAAATTCACTAGTAATAAATTAAACCAGAAAGAAACTCACGTGGTATATTTCTAAATGTGCCGGAAAGGTAGACAATTTCTTCTTGCCAGGCCGGACAGTTTTTACCACACGGTCACATCTGACTAAAAGGCTCTTCTTAAGCAGAATGTTGGCAATATCTTCAGCTTCCAAACTTCTATCTGACTCGAGTACATCTTTCAGTTCTAAATGATTTCTCACAAAGCTAACAAAATCTTTTCCTCTGAAATACTCCACTCGTGTTTCCTGTAGGACAGCCCAACGAGACACCAAGTCCTTATGATCTCTAACTTTCTCAGCAAATAGCTGGAAGACATCCTTTTGCGCAGCTTGCTTCTGAAACTCAAAAGTAAATAGCATGGATATgaacatcacaaaataaaaaggGCATAAAGAGTGGCAGGAGGAGGATGGAAGAGGCTGAACACATCTCAATATATTCATGACaagaacttttatttttaatatttatttcaagGGTTCTGATCCGGTTAAGTTATATCAACAGTCTATACTAATAGTGTAGCTCAGCTAGatgatcataaatcataaaaaacaGAAAACAGCATAACTATTTCCCTCTTAAATGAGCAGATGATACCAGTGactgttggagtcc of the Capsicum annuum cultivar UCD-10X-F1 chromosome 11, UCD10Xv1.1, whole genome shotgun sequence genome contains:
- the LOC107847826 gene encoding uncharacterized protein LOC107847826 isoform X1 → MKKAGGGGGGADKKKVRRSQPLPSNTKQAAQKDVFQLFAEKVRDHKDLVSRWAVLQETRVEYFRGKDFVSFVRNHLELKDVLESDRSLEAEDIANILLKKSLLVRCDRVVKTVRPGKKKLSTFPAHLEIYHDQVFSENDAFFAWTFVKRRPLWQTLLSFCWPVLTLAICLFPVYPHQVKLLVLYSCAGVLLLILCLLLLRGLVFGALWILLGKRVWFFPNILAEEATLKELFQFWPQKDEGERPKWTARLFYAIVGVIVISVLRHHAPDEAARARYQKRVSNIIDDVLEWSPSLALSGMIEKQPVVNITEPNDNVTDSMSSDEKVFSSGDLDDETMPNEEVEEVAENTDGGHRQKI
- the LOC107847826 gene encoding uncharacterized protein LOC107847826 isoform X2 encodes the protein MKKAGGGGGGADKKKKQAAQKDVFQLFAEKVRDHKDLVSRWAVLQETRVEYFRGKDFVSFVRNHLELKDVLESDRSLEAEDIANILLKKSLLVRCDRVVKTVRPGKKKLSTFPAHLEIYHDQVFSENDAFFAWTFVKRRPLWQTLLSFCWPVLTLAICLFPVYPHQVKLLVLYSCAGVLLLILCLLLLRGLVFGALWILLGKRVWFFPNILAEEATLKELFQFWPQKDEGERPKWTARLFYAIVGVIVISVLRHHAPDEAARARYQKRVSNIIDDVLEWSPSLALSGMIEKQPVVNITEPNDNVTDSMSSDEKVFSSGDLDDETMPNEEVEEVAENTDGGHRQKI